Proteins encoded by one window of Clostridium bornimense:
- a CDS encoding TnsD family Tn7-like transposition protein produces MATFFPTPYEGETFYSTISRYHIYSANLNSKDTLRDLFNTTSVTAGRELPANIDLLLKNIPNNHSFTTNDIIFNNTLYKYYTCFLTKEKADYIYNLMANGNGSLIFASLGMCGNKMKNDFSLKYCPECVKSDRSVFGEAFWHLNHQIPGIFICPNHMCKLYICKKSTEVKNRQEYLNLEFSIGNNDESIVGFNNMMIEHQERFIMNLNKIMNEKYQFKEMNFFREYYLKSLIEKGMAESRVKIYQQDLLRDFKGYYSEDYLSLLGCSFDLNDKYNWVTTITRKHRKSFHPIQHLLMIEYLNIDIDELFDSEYMEVRKDNKRSDKNDEEKKIFREKWLELRKKYPNKNISFVRKLDFSTYRWLNKYDRKWLTDNSPKKNGCMNSKRIDWQKRDEEILSKVRKAVKSIYNSKEKPERVTVGAVGRKIGKIYLLQKSLDKMPMTKEYLQKKCESVKQFQDRRVKWVRENVTINGESEWIVMRKAGIR; encoded by the coding sequence ATGGCTACATTTTTTCCTACACCATATGAGGGAGAAACTTTCTATAGCACTATTTCACGATATCATATTTATAGTGCAAATTTAAATTCTAAAGATACATTGAGAGATTTATTTAATACTACATCAGTAACAGCAGGTAGAGAACTACCTGCTAATATTGATTTATTATTAAAAAATATACCTAATAATCATTCATTTACAACAAATGATATCATTTTTAATAATACTTTATATAAATACTATACTTGCTTTTTAACAAAGGAAAAGGCAGATTATATATATAATTTAATGGCTAATGGGAACGGATCGTTGATATTTGCTTCATTAGGAATGTGTGGAAATAAAATGAAAAATGATTTCTCGTTAAAATATTGCCCAGAATGTGTTAAAAGCGATAGAAGTGTATTTGGAGAGGCATTCTGGCATTTAAATCATCAGATTCCAGGAATTTTTATATGCCCAAATCATATGTGTAAATTATATATTTGTAAAAAATCTACTGAAGTAAAGAATAGGCAAGAATATTTAAATTTAGAATTTAGCATAGGAAATAACGATGAAAGCATCGTTGGATTTAATAATATGATGATAGAGCATCAAGAGAGATTTATTATGAATTTAAATAAAATTATGAATGAAAAATATCAGTTTAAAGAAATGAATTTTTTTAGGGAATATTACTTAAAATCATTAATAGAAAAAGGAATGGCTGAAAGTAGAGTAAAAATTTATCAACAAGATTTATTAAGAGATTTTAAGGGTTACTATAGTGAAGATTATTTATCTCTTTTAGGTTGTAGTTTTGACTTAAATGATAAATATAATTGGGTAACAACTATTACAAGAAAGCATCGAAAGAGTTTTCATCCAATACAACATTTGCTAATGATTGAATATTTAAATATTGATATTGATGAACTGTTTGATTCTGAATATATGGAAGTTAGAAAAGATAATAAGCGTTCTGATAAAAATGATGAAGAGAAAAAAATATTTAGAGAAAAGTGGTTGGAATTAAGAAAAAAATATCCTAATAAGAATATAAGTTTTGTAAGAAAACTTGATTTTTCTACTTATAGATGGTTGAACAAATACGATAGAAAATGGCTTACTGATAATTCTCCTAAAAAGAATGGTTGTATGAATAGTAAAAGAATTGATTGGCAAAAGAGAGATGAAGAAATATTAAGTAAAGTTAGGAAAGCAGTAAAATCTATTTATAATAGCAAGGAAAAACCAGAGAGAGTTACTGTTGGAGCCGTTGGAAGGAAAATAGGAAAGATATATTTATTACAAAAATCCTTAGATAAAATGCCTATGACAAAAGAGTATTTGCAGAAAAAGTGTGAATCAGTTAAGCAATTTCAGGATAGAAGAGTTAAGTGGGTAAGAGAAAATGTGACTATCAATGGAGAAAGTGAATGGATTGTAATGAGAAAGGCAGGAATTAGGTAA
- a CDS encoding ATP-binding protein encodes MNNNFTVDAYYNEQLVNEYRGNPFIEALPPIFNKIDVINKIACYPEFNTEERNYDDHIRLHLIQRVFQYFQPLPVHLELESRISRIIRTGYVMRNPLKSNYIKELNNGYKDILNKQITTNNYVTTSNGFSLIGVSGMGKSTVLSKILNTIPQVILHTKYKEKPFCMTQLTYLKIDCPFDGSLKALCLEFFSSVDRILSTNYFEKYSMARLSANAMLPIINQIARNIGLGLLVVDEIQNLSLAKSGGSEKMLNYFVSLINLSIPVILVGTPKAMPILQGEFRQARRGQGDFVWDRLKKDSQWQLLIEGLWDYQWVRNPQPLTEEISNVLFDECQGIIDICIKLFFMAQVRAISSRKETITSKLIKKVADENLKLVRPMLQSLKNGGKGLSLYNDIMVLDVSNFINNEQNQINLNNTIEQFKKVKEEKNNIQSFDLKKEVTIKLLELGFEEDEINVYLEQVIDIGEKDINKLTRTMLNLLMKPEKKFIKETTRLKKVKSRISDENDIRYIAQKCKKEGQSIYSGLKNNNYISDFDSLLAEVI; translated from the coding sequence ATGAATAATAATTTTACTGTTGATGCTTACTATAATGAACAGTTAGTTAATGAATATAGAGGGAATCCTTTTATAGAAGCCCTTCCACCAATATTTAATAAAATAGATGTTATAAATAAAATAGCGTGTTATCCAGAGTTTAATACAGAAGAAAGAAACTATGATGATCATATTAGATTACATTTAATTCAGAGGGTATTTCAATATTTTCAACCATTACCAGTACATTTGGAATTAGAGAGCAGAATATCACGAATTATAAGAACTGGATATGTAATGAGAAATCCGCTTAAGTCCAATTATATTAAAGAATTAAATAATGGTTATAAAGATATTTTAAATAAACAAATTACAACAAATAATTATGTAACAACTTCGAATGGTTTTTCACTTATAGGGGTAAGTGGGATGGGTAAATCTACTGTGTTATCAAAAATATTGAATACTATACCTCAAGTGATTTTACATACAAAATATAAAGAAAAACCATTTTGTATGACACAATTAACTTATTTAAAGATTGATTGTCCATTTGATGGGTCACTTAAAGCACTTTGTTTAGAGTTTTTTTCAAGTGTAGATAGAATATTATCAACAAATTATTTTGAAAAATATAGTATGGCCAGATTGTCAGCAAATGCAATGTTGCCTATAATAAATCAAATAGCAAGAAATATTGGATTGGGTTTACTTGTCGTTGATGAAATACAAAACTTAAGTTTGGCCAAAAGTGGGGGCTCAGAGAAGATGCTAAATTATTTTGTTTCTCTAATTAATTTATCAATTCCAGTTATATTGGTCGGTACACCTAAAGCAATGCCAATATTGCAAGGAGAATTTAGACAAGCTCGTAGAGGTCAAGGAGATTTTGTATGGGATAGATTAAAAAAAGATAGTCAGTGGCAATTATTAATTGAGGGATTATGGGACTATCAGTGGGTTAGAAATCCACAACCATTAACAGAAGAAATAAGTAATGTATTGTTTGATGAATGCCAAGGAATAATAGATATTTGTATTAAACTATTTTTTATGGCTCAAGTAAGAGCCATATCTTCAAGGAAAGAGACTATTACTTCTAAGCTAATAAAAAAAGTAGCTGATGAAAATTTAAAATTGGTAAGGCCTATGCTACAATCATTAAAAAATGGAGGTAAAGGGTTATCTTTATATAATGATATTATGGTATTAGATGTATCTAATTTTATTAATAATGAACAAAATCAGATTAATCTAAATAACACAATAGAACAATTTAAAAAGGTAAAAGAAGAAAAAAATAACATACAAAGTTTTGATTTAAAAAAAGAAGTAACAATTAAGCTTTTAGAATTGGGATTTGAAGAAGATGAAATAAATGTGTATCTGGAGCAGGTTATTGATATAGGAGAAAAAGATATTAATAAGCTTACACGAACAATGTTAAATTTACTTATGAAGCCAGAGAAGAAATTTATAAAAGAAACTACAAGACTGAAAAAAGTTAAAAGTAGAATTAGTGATGAAAATGATATAAGATATATAGCCCAAAAGTGTAAAAAAGAAGGGCAATCAATATATAGTGGATTAAAAAATAATAATTATATAAGTGATTTTGATAGTTTATTAGCGGAGGTTATTTAA
- a CDS encoding Mu transposase C-terminal domain-containing protein codes for MYCSLNVNSLIKINEDEKEIHRILWVSEDADAVFLINIFDKSWPHEVKLSDFAIDIKENRVKFITNEIYNRVINANELSQKDINKRNKAFNVIMEFYQYIGEPNIFITSERNKYMNKVIEKHEISRRTAEDYIKRYWKRGMTPNSLLPDTYKCGGKDKNKAAGELKRGRPRVHGENNGINVDENIKKIFRTSINRFYNNQNKNSLTTAYYLMLKEYFSEKIINGKENSELIIKDRKNIPSLAQFRYWFHKERDLKKEITSRNGGRVFFQKHSAVLNTVNDLVVGPGMEYQIDATIGDVYLVSRFNKEWIIGRPVIYIVIDTYSRLVTGINVTLEGPSWVGAMGALANAMTGKVQFCKEYDIEIEEDEWPCKYIPYSIIGDRGEIAGFNADYLTDNLGIKVSNTPPYFAQWKPIVEQHFRLLNLKTKPLMPGAINPDFRLRGAKDYRYDAILNIKEFTKVVILSILYHNNHNVLKGYRREKGMIQEDVLPIPINLWNWGIKNKSGTLKTASEDFIKLSLMPRDKATITEKGIKFKGIFYSSVTAIKEGLFEIARSKKSGRIRIDVAYDPRNLNNIYWLDRSGEKYEKCFLLKKEYRYLDKTIEEIEYLRKKELLMLKNIEVDEVEKRINLIEEIEMVVNKAREEAKDIKLNSSNLIGIRANRNAEKIVCRKEDAFVIEDSVTMESANIIQYPKLEDGEDEDMMLLRNKQKGEKLNE; via the coding sequence ATGTATTGTAGCTTAAACGTAAATAGTCTGATAAAAATAAATGAAGATGAGAAGGAGATACATAGAATTTTATGGGTTTCAGAAGATGCAGATGCGGTTTTTTTAATAAATATATTTGATAAATCGTGGCCCCATGAAGTTAAGTTATCTGACTTTGCTATAGATATAAAGGAAAATAGGGTTAAATTCATTACAAATGAAATTTATAATAGAGTAATTAATGCAAATGAGTTAAGTCAAAAGGATATAAATAAGAGAAATAAGGCTTTTAATGTTATTATGGAATTTTATCAATATATAGGAGAACCAAATATATTTATAACATCTGAACGTAATAAATATATGAATAAAGTTATAGAGAAACATGAAATTAGTAGAAGAACAGCAGAAGATTACATAAAAAGATATTGGAAGCGTGGGATGACTCCAAATTCATTACTTCCTGATACTTATAAATGTGGGGGTAAAGATAAAAATAAAGCAGCAGGAGAATTAAAGAGAGGTAGACCGAGGGTACATGGTGAAAATAACGGAATTAATGTAGATGAAAATATTAAAAAGATTTTTAGAACATCAATTAACAGATTTTATAATAATCAAAACAAAAACTCACTTACTACTGCTTATTATTTAATGTTAAAAGAGTATTTCAGTGAAAAAATAATAAATGGAAAAGAAAATAGTGAATTAATTATTAAGGATAGAAAAAATATACCATCATTAGCTCAATTTAGATATTGGTTTCATAAGGAGCGAGATTTGAAGAAAGAAATTACAAGTAGAAATGGTGGAAGGGTATTTTTTCAAAAACATAGTGCTGTACTTAATACTGTTAATGATTTAGTAGTAGGGCCAGGCATGGAATATCAAATTGATGCTACTATTGGTGATGTATATTTAGTTTCAAGGTTTAATAAAGAATGGATAATAGGTAGACCTGTAATTTATATTGTTATAGATACATATTCTCGTTTAGTTACTGGAATTAATGTTACATTAGAAGGACCATCATGGGTTGGAGCAATGGGAGCATTAGCAAATGCTATGACTGGAAAAGTTCAATTTTGTAAGGAATATGATATTGAGATAGAGGAAGATGAATGGCCATGTAAGTATATTCCTTATTCAATTATAGGAGATAGAGGAGAAATAGCTGGTTTTAATGCAGATTATTTAACAGATAATTTAGGAATTAAAGTATCTAATACACCTCCATATTTTGCCCAATGGAAACCTATTGTAGAACAGCATTTTCGATTATTAAACTTAAAAACTAAACCATTAATGCCAGGTGCTATAAATCCAGACTTTAGATTGCGTGGTGCAAAAGATTATAGGTATGATGCTATTTTAAATATAAAAGAGTTTACTAAGGTAGTTATTTTATCCATCTTATATCATAATAACCATAATGTATTAAAGGGATATAGAAGAGAAAAAGGAATGATTCAGGAGGATGTTCTTCCAATACCAATCAATTTGTGGAATTGGGGAATAAAAAATAAGAGTGGTACATTGAAAACTGCATCTGAAGACTTTATTAAACTTAGTTTAATGCCAAGAGATAAAGCAACTATAACAGAAAAAGGAATTAAATTTAAAGGAATTTTTTATAGCTCAGTAACTGCAATAAAGGAAGGATTATTTGAAATTGCTCGTTCAAAGAAAAGTGGGAGAATTAGAATAGATGTAGCTTATGATCCACGAAATCTTAATAATATTTACTGGTTAGATAGGAGTGGAGAAAAGTATGAAAAATGCTTTTTATTAAAAAAAGAATATAGATATTTAGATAAAACAATTGAAGAAATTGAATATCTTAGGAAAAAAGAATTATTGATGCTTAAAAATATAGAAGTTGATGAAGTTGAGAAGAGAATAAATTTAATTGAAGAAATAGAAATGGTAGTGAATAAAGCAAGGGAAGAAGCAAAAGATATTAAATTAAATAGTTCTAACCTTATAGGAATAAGAGCAAATAGAAATGCAGAGAAAATTGTATGTAGAAAAGAAGACGCTTTTGTTATAGAAGATAGTGTAACAATGGAATCTGCAAATATAATACAATATCCCAAATTAGAAGATGGAGAAGATGAAGATATGATGTTATTAAGAAATAAACAAAAAGGAGAAAAATTAAATGAATAA
- a CDS encoding heteromeric transposase endonuclease subunit TnsA, with product MENKLLEVNGREYVPGIKIQDFASRGRVSRIKGRTTNRVHHLLSDLETNIFYLLDFEERIIDIKEHYPLIDLHEVVEDLSDIKLKKFTDKKTGEEYIFTTTFVVTLKGGCKEKYIAISVRNETELYRDLLLEKLEVERRYWNKKNIRWSVITNKDIPIVKINNIKWLYLGGVDIRGNEENYIKNVISNKIISNKCPIKEILDNVDKELSLSLGTSLAIFKRMIINNEITIDLYKPINIDMLSDKLQINYKDGEVEKHVL from the coding sequence ATGGAAAATAAGTTATTAGAAGTTAATGGTAGAGAATATGTTCCAGGTATAAAAATTCAAGATTTTGCATCTCGAGGACGTGTTTCTCGAATAAAAGGGAGAACAACTAATAGAGTACACCATCTTTTAAGTGATTTAGAGACAAATATATTTTATTTGCTTGACTTTGAAGAGAGAATAATAGATATAAAAGAACATTATCCATTGATAGATCTTCATGAAGTAGTTGAGGACCTATCAGATATTAAACTGAAAAAGTTCACTGATAAAAAGACGGGAGAAGAGTATATATTTACAACTACTTTTGTTGTTACATTAAAGGGTGGTTGTAAAGAAAAATACATAGCTATATCAGTTAGAAACGAGACAGAATTATATAGAGATTTATTGTTAGAGAAGCTTGAAGTAGAGAGAAGATATTGGAATAAAAAGAATATACGATGGTCTGTCATTACTAATAAAGATATTCCTATTGTTAAGATAAACAATATAAAGTGGTTATATTTAGGAGGGGTAGATATTAGAGGCAATGAGGAAAATTACATTAAAAATGTAATATCGAATAAGATAATATCCAATAAATGTCCTATAAAAGAAATATTGGATAATGTTGATAAGGAATTATCATTATCTTTAGGAACATCATTAGCAATATTTAAAAGAATGATAATTAATAATGAAATTACTATAGATTTATACAAGCCAATTAACATTGATATGTTATCAGATAAATTACAGATTAATTATAAAGATGGAGAGGTAGAAAAGCATGTATTGTAG
- a CDS encoding recombinase family protein, with amino-acid sequence MDVAYIRISDSTQNEARQIKAMEDRGIEKIFLDKCSGKNTNRPELKNMLEFIREGDNLYIESFSRLARSTKDLLDLVEHITTIKKANLISLKENIDTQTPSGRMMLGIIGSIYQFERECLLERQKEGIRIAKEKGIYKGRKKIDFPNEWNDIYSKYKLREITATKAMKMLKLKRTTFYKLKREFEENRCDIKNI; translated from the coding sequence ATGGATGTTGCTTATATAAGAATATCAGATTCAACCCAAAATGAAGCAAGACAAATAAAAGCGATGGAGGATAGAGGAATAGAAAAAATATTTTTGGATAAATGTAGTGGGAAGAATACCAATAGACCAGAATTAAAGAATATGCTTGAATTTATAAGAGAAGGAGATAATCTTTATATTGAAAGTTTTAGTAGACTTGCAAGGAGCACAAAAGATTTATTGGATTTAGTAGAACATATTACAACAATAAAAAAAGCTAACTTGATATCTCTTAAAGAGAACATAGACACGCAAACTCCATCTGGAAGAATGATGCTGGGGATAATTGGTAGTATATATCAATTTGAGAGAGAATGTTTATTAGAGCGTCAAAAAGAAGGGATAAGAATAGCTAAAGAAAAAGGTATATATAAAGGAAGAAAAAAAATTGATTTTCCTAATGAATGGAATGATATTTATAGTAAATATAAATTAAGAGAAATTACAGCAACAAAAGCTATGAAAATGTTGAAATTAAAAAGAACTACTTTTTATAAATTGAAAAGGGAATTTGAAGAAAATAGATGTGATATTAAGAATATTTAA
- a CDS encoding ParM/StbA family protein encodes MKNLYIAIDTGKHTTKAITKINGEIIKVKFRTKVKKVNNLGVDITPGSFLVKFLGETFLIGDMLSESACNFDITKCNEEHIISIYTAICRIIDKLKIDSEIPQIYLVVNTPINIYKNKELKNEYKYFIESPDKVLNLLVNSKPYSFKIISVTLCPEAIGPIYSNSSIYKEKKVTIIDIGSLNTTFCTYKKLIPMLDSMVIANSGVNILRAKISEKLTSTFGIMISDDDVEQILKDGHLKINGQIISQSKTKIESMLSGHVSSIINYGKSRDISYNNTDLIFIGGGSILLKKYILSLYPNALIAEDAQFSNCLSYLKILEIKNVQK; translated from the coding sequence ATGAAAAATTTATATATTGCAATAGATACAGGAAAGCATACCACAAAAGCAATTACAAAAATAAATGGAGAAATAATAAAAGTAAAATTTAGAACTAAAGTAAAAAAAGTCAACAATTTAGGCGTTGATATAACACCTGGATCATTTTTGGTTAAATTCTTAGGTGAGACATTTTTAATTGGTGACATGTTATCAGAATCTGCTTGCAATTTTGATATAACCAAATGTAATGAAGAACATATTATATCTATTTATACTGCAATATGCAGAATAATAGATAAATTAAAAATTGACTCTGAAATTCCTCAAATTTATTTAGTTGTTAATACACCTATAAATATTTATAAGAATAAGGAATTAAAAAATGAATATAAATACTTTATAGAGTCACCTGATAAAGTACTTAACTTATTAGTAAATTCAAAGCCTTATTCATTCAAAATAATTTCAGTAACACTATGTCCTGAGGCGATAGGTCCAATATATAGCAATTCAAGTATTTATAAAGAAAAAAAAGTAACAATCATTGATATTGGTTCACTTAATACAACATTTTGTACATATAAAAAATTGATTCCCATGCTGGATTCTATGGTTATAGCAAACTCAGGTGTAAATATATTGCGAGCTAAAATATCTGAAAAATTAACTTCTACTTTTGGAATTATGATTAGTGATGATGATGTTGAACAAATATTGAAGGATGGTCATTTAAAGATAAACGGTCAAATAATCTCACAAAGTAAAACTAAAATTGAATCTATGCTTTCAGGTCATGTAAGCTCCATAATTAATTATGGAAAGAGTAGAGATATATCTTACAATAATACTGATTTAATTTTTATTGGTGGTGGATCTATATTGCTTAAAAAGTATATATTATCATTGTATCCAAATGCTCTTATTGCAGAAGATGCACAATTTTCTAATTGCTTATCTTATTTAAAAATTTTAGAGATAAAAAATGTCCAAAAATAA
- a CDS encoding GNAT family N-acetyltransferase, protein MDNQEILEKLFGYKANQYKLLGSETVEDRKYYICALKDEKYYSMILMKNLEERGSDSKLNFILDHERLNDKVMKIADIQVYEKCKGQGSILMKYAINYLCTETDIRIITGFLSQQDADHFERLEHFYKKFGFQVSFAVDMQGNKISGKIKKIIK, encoded by the coding sequence ATGGATAACCAAGAAATTTTAGAAAAGTTATTTGGATATAAAGCAAATCAATATAAATTGCTTGGAAGTGAAACTGTTGAAGATAGAAAATATTATATTTGTGCATTGAAGGATGAAAAGTATTATTCGATGATTTTAATGAAGAATTTAGAAGAAAGAGGTTCTGATTCAAAGTTAAATTTTATTCTTGATCATGAAAGATTAAATGATAAGGTAATGAAAATAGCTGATATTCAAGTTTATGAAAAATGTAAAGGACAAGGATCTATTTTAATGAAATATGCGATTAATTATTTATGTACAGAAACAGATATTAGAATTATAACAGGATTTTTATCACAACAAGACGCTGATCATTTTGAAAGATTAGAACATTTCTACAAAAAATTTGGCTTTCAAGTTTCATTTGCAGTAGATATGCAAGGAAATAAAATAAGTGGTAAGATTAAGAAAATAATTAAATAG
- a CDS encoding AAA family ATPase: protein MKVYEYLRNNRKELEYFFENIFLGKSKNSVCKLIEELDNSYVNESINNSEVDQIHNIISLYINLKELLNNVCEFNISLEKTIIDIYRIFKEDSYNQLLKNPYILCEFLEEDFKVADKLAYYLEFEEGSELRIKSGILCFFKKDIVSKKGHMYIKRDYMIPGVCYYINKNNGFNNYNPISEQYIEEYIDILIDEEIFIEDINENKEGIIYLKKYYDIENYIANNIKERLNFSYTKNSINEIASVCIKKYNLTEQQEGAVLLALNNSISIITGGAGVGKTQVITALYSIIKEINESLVVEICAPTGKAVSRINEVNDINAKTIHKLFKIGSKSEENNKVIADFLIVDEASMLDEEIFYKILSNTDICTQIVLVGDINQLSSIGAGQILKDLVKTDIISQFNLSEVHRQVRDSLILRNSQAILNNEEVVFDDNECVFIQSDIENIISDIVGIYEDIMSDCKYYIEDIMLLTTINYNLLGSNDLNKVIQKWYQEDFNDNIKQINKGDRVIQCINDYEKNVMNGETAFVKSIIKNDEGTIYNLDFGYKQIQYDQFMIDQLKPAYALTIHKCQGSEYNIVIIPVLNENMFNATRNFMYTAITRAKKKVIFVGDMEVFRKVITTNDKIRNSMLTNKLENELIP from the coding sequence TTGAAAGTTTATGAGTATTTAAGAAATAATAGAAAAGAATTAGAATATTTTTTTGAAAATATATTTTTGGGAAAAAGTAAGAATAGTGTTTGTAAATTAATTGAAGAACTTGATAATAGCTATGTAAATGAAAGCATTAATAACAGTGAAGTTGATCAAATACATAATATAATAAGCTTGTATATAAATTTAAAAGAATTATTGAATAATGTTTGTGAATTTAATATTTCTTTAGAAAAAACGATTATTGACATATATAGAATATTTAAAGAAGATTCATATAATCAGTTGTTAAAAAATCCTTATATTTTATGCGAATTTTTAGAAGAAGATTTTAAAGTGGCGGATAAGTTGGCTTATTATTTAGAGTTTGAAGAAGGAAGTGAATTAAGAATTAAATCTGGTATATTGTGCTTTTTTAAGAAAGATATTGTGAGTAAAAAAGGGCATATGTATATAAAACGAGATTATATGATTCCAGGAGTATGTTATTACATAAACAAAAATAATGGATTTAACAATTACAATCCAATAAGTGAACAATATATTGAAGAGTATATTGATATTCTAATAGATGAAGAGATATTTATTGAAGATATAAATGAAAATAAAGAAGGGATTATTTATTTAAAAAAGTATTATGACATCGAGAATTATATAGCAAATAATATAAAAGAAAGATTAAATTTCTCTTATACTAAGAATTCTATAAATGAGATCGCAAGTGTTTGTATAAAAAAATATAATTTGACAGAACAGCAAGAAGGAGCTGTGTTATTGGCTTTAAATAATTCAATTAGCATAATAACAGGTGGGGCAGGAGTAGGAAAAACGCAAGTTATAACTGCACTATATTCAATAATAAAAGAAATAAATGAAAGTTTAGTAGTAGAAATATGTGCGCCTACAGGGAAAGCTGTTAGTAGAATTAATGAAGTGAATGATATTAATGCAAAAACAATTCATAAATTATTTAAAATAGGTAGTAAAAGTGAAGAAAATAATAAAGTTATTGCAGATTTTTTAATAGTAGATGAAGCATCAATGTTAGATGAAGAAATATTTTATAAAATATTAAGTAATACAGATATATGCACACAAATAGTATTAGTTGGTGATATTAATCAATTATCAAGTATAGGTGCTGGGCAGATTCTAAAAGATTTGGTAAAAACAGATATAATTTCCCAATTTAATTTGTCAGAAGTTCACAGGCAAGTAAGAGATAGCTTAATATTAAGAAATTCACAAGCAATTCTTAATAATGAAGAAGTAGTATTTGATGATAATGAATGTGTATTTATACAAAGTGATATTGAAAACATAATATCAGATATTGTAGGAATATATGAAGATATAATGTCTGACTGTAAGTACTATATAGAAGATATTATGTTATTAACTACTATTAATTATAATCTTTTAGGTAGTAATGACTTAAATAAAGTAATTCAAAAATGGTATCAAGAAGATTTTAATGATAATATAAAGCAAATTAATAAAGGTGATAGAGTTATTCAATGTATTAACGATTATGAAAAAAATGTTATGAATGGTGAAACTGCATTTGTAAAGAGTATTATAAAAAATGACGAGGGAACAATTTATAATTTAGATTTTGGATATAAACAAATTCAATATGATCAGTTTATGATTGATCAATTAAAACCTGCATATGCTCTTACTATACATAAATGTCAAGGGAGTGAATATAACATAGTTATTATACCAGTTTTAAATGAAAATATGTTCAATGCAACACGAAACTTTATGTATACTGCTATAACAAGAGCAAAAAAGAAAGTTATATTTGTAGGGGATATGGAGGTATTTAGAAAAGTAATTACAACAAATGATAAAATAAGAAATTCAATGTTAACTAATAAGTTAGAAAATGAGTTAATACCTTAA